One Vigna unguiculata cultivar IT97K-499-35 chromosome 7, ASM411807v1, whole genome shotgun sequence genomic region harbors:
- the LOC114191849 gene encoding NF-kappa-B-activating protein, with amino-acid sequence MGRPSSTIEIPHERHRPNTRRTPDSDISDDYRRRRSPSYDSYDRPADRRRRRSESPPLRNPRHANGAPNDDALPKKFGRRNGAYLDRDRGDWQRSNSESDEELKGLNYEEYRRLKRQKMRKSLKYCIWNVTPSPPRRDGDDLEDYSKPGELSDRDDVDGKIDKEVKPRGKSKSESDSESEKSISSESDDSRSRKKSRKSSAGSSRRRSYSESGSESESESVSESEEEYRRRRKSRRNRRKRSNRSSRKRRYSDSDESDESESGDSESSGRKRMKRSSSSRSSSKRSRRSRKGKKKTSETESERAYSEEENGSGSGDAGKATIDEVLNTEINAEAMKLKELFESQKKPALDNEPAVGPMPLPRAEGHISYGGALRPGEGDAIAQYVQQGKRIPRRGEVGLSAEEIQKFESLGYVMSGSRHQRMNAIRIRKENQVYSAEDKRALAMFNYEEKAKREHKVMADLQRLVQRHIGQDVGPTHDPFAPKASDGADA; translated from the coding sequence ATGGGTAGGCCATCCTCCACCATCGAAATCCCTCACGAACGCCACCGACCTAACACTCGCCGCACACCGGACTCCGATATCTCTGACGATTATCGTCGCCGTCGCAGCCCCAGCTATGACTCTTACGACCGCCCCGCGGACCGCCGCCGCCGCCGTTCGGAATCACCCCCCTTGAGAAACCCTAGACACGCCAATGGAGCTCCCAATGACGACGCTCTGCCGAAGAAATTCGGTCGCCGAAACGGGGCGTATCTGGACCGCGACCGCGGGGACTGGCAGCGTTCCAATTCCGAGTCCGACGAAGAGTTGAAGGGTTTGAACTACGAGGAATACCGAAGGCTCAAGCGTCAGAAGATGAGGAAGTCGCTGAAATACTGCATCTGGAACGTCACGCCCAGTCCTCCGCGTCGCGACGGTGACGATCTGGAGGATTATAGCAAACCTGGTGAACTCTCTGACCGAGACGACGTCGATGGGAAGATCGACAAGGAGGTTAAGCCAAGAGGAAAGTCGAAATCAGAATCTGATTCTGAATCTGAAAAGTCTATCAGCAGTGAATCAGACGATTCGCGTTCTAGGAAGAAGAGCAGGAAGAGTTCTGCTGGTTCGTCGAGGAGGAGATCGTATAGCGAGAGTGGGTCAGAATCTGAATCAGAATCAGTGTCAGAATCAGAAGAAGAGTATCGTAGACGAAGGAAGAGTAggagaaatagaagaaaaagaagtaacaGGAGCAGCAGGAAGAGAAGATATAGCGATTCAGATGAGAGTGACGAGAGCGAGAGTGGTGATTCTGAAAGCAGTGGGAGAAAGAGGATGAAAcgttcttcttcttcaaggtCTAGTTCGAAGCGTAGCAGAAGGagcagaaaaggaaaaaagaaaacttctGAGACGGAAAGCGAGCGGGCTTATTCGGAGGAGGAGAATGGTTCTGGTTCCGGTGATGCTGGTAAAGCTACGATAGATGAGGTGTTGAACACGGAGATTAATGCGGAGGCTATGAAGTTAAAGGAATTGTTCGAGTCTCAGAAGAAACCTGCTTTGGACAACGAACCCGCTGTTGGGCCAATGCCCTTGCCGAGAGCTGAGGGGCATATAAGCTATGGTGGAGCGCTTAGGCCTGGTGAAGGTGATGCCATTGCGCAGTATGTTCAACAAGGTAAGCGTATTCCGCGAAGAGGAGAAGTGGGTCTTTCTGCGGAGGAGATTCAGAAGTTTGAGAGTCTTGGTTATGTGATGAGCGGTAGTAGGCATCAGAGGATGAATGCCATTCGTATCAGGAAAGAAAACCAGGTTTATAGTGCTGAGGATAAACGTGCTTTGGCTATGTTTAACTATGAAGAGAAGGCCAAGAGGGAGCATAAGGTTATGGCTGATCTGCAGCGCCTTGTGCAACGCCATATTGGCCAGGATGTTGGTCCAACTCATGATCCTTTTGCTCCAAAAGCCTCCGATGGTGCTGATGCATAA